Within the Rhodomicrobium lacus genome, the region CATCGAGCGGGTGACGGAAACCTTGCGCCTCGCGGTGCGCCATCCCGAAATTCCCGTCATCTTCTCGGGTGGAAGCGGACTGATCCTGCGGTTGGGGGATGAGCCGAACGAAGCAGACGCCGCACGGCGATTCTTCGCGGGCTTCGGCATTGTGCCGCCGCGCCTGCAACTCGAAGACCGTTCGCGCAACACGCTCGAAAACGCCACCCTGAGCGCGGCCATGCTCCAGCCGAAGCCCGATCAGCGTTGGATCCTCGTCACGTCGGCGTTCCACATCCGCCGTGCTAAGGCACTGTTCGAGGCACAGGGCTTCAAGGTGGTGCCGTGGCCGGTGAATTATCTGACGAATGGTTCCGGCGATCTGCTGCAGCCGTTCGGGCGCGGTTCGGAAGGGCTGCGCCGCATGGACCTCGCCACGAAGGAATGGCTCGGCTTGTTCGTGTCGTGGCTGCGCGGAGACTTCTCACCGGCGCAGAACGGAGGAAACCTCGTCGAGCCCGCGCGCGTTTCAGGCTCATGACCATAAGCAACCCCGTCATTCGCGCCGGCATCGGCGGTTGGACCTATGAACCGTGGCGCGGTCTCTTTTATCCGAAGGGCCTGCCGCATGCGAGCGAGCTTCGGTTTGCGAGCCGTGCGCTCACGTCCATCGAGGTCAACGGCACGTTCTATCGCACGCAAACGCCCGCCACGTTTGCGAAGTGGCGCGACGAGACGCCGGAGGGCTTCGTGTTCTCCATCAAGGCGCCGCGCGCCGCCGTTATGAAGCGTGTGCTCGCGGAGGCG harbors:
- a CDS encoding YdcF family protein, with product MFYLSKLVWAVLQPSNLIALLLLLGIGLLALRKRSAALRLIVGATALYIVAAFSPLANWLLHPLEHHVKPGTERDVTGAAGIIVLGGGISGAIPSEDRAIPMGGAIERVTETLRLAVRHPEIPVIFSGGSGLILRLGDEPNEADAARRFFAGFGIVPPRLQLEDRSRNTLENATLSAAMLQPKPDQRWILVTSAFHIRRAKALFEAQGFKVVPWPVNYLTNGSGDLLQPFGRGSEGLRRMDLATKEWLGLFVSWLRGDFSPAQNGGNLVEPARVSGS